A region of Paenimyroides aestuarii DNA encodes the following proteins:
- a CDS encoding REP-associated tyrosine transposase, protein MSTKYKATDSSSAYFITITTVGWVDIFTRLNQKNVIIDALRYCQEHKGLEIYAYVLMHSHLHLLCKSAGILTLAEIMRDFKKYTSKRIIETIINEPESRREWMLKYFTEACAHLKRPQQYKVWQDGYHAESVYSNSFIKEKINYIHQNPVKEKVVVNAEDYYFSSARNYADLDNDLEVEVVFIG, encoded by the coding sequence GTGTCAACAAAATACAAAGCAACAGATAGTAGCAGTGCCTATTTTATAACCATAACAACAGTAGGTTGGGTAGATATTTTTACACGGCTAAATCAAAAAAATGTAATTATAGATGCATTAAGATATTGTCAAGAACATAAAGGTTTAGAAATCTATGCTTATGTTTTAATGCACAGTCATTTGCATTTGCTTTGTAAAAGTGCAGGAATCTTAACATTAGCAGAAATAATGCGAGATTTTAAAAAGTACACAAGTAAAAGAATAATAGAAACCATAATAAATGAGCCCGAAAGCAGAAGAGAATGGATGTTAAAATATTTTACCGAAGCTTGCGCACATTTAAAACGACCACAGCAATACAAAGTTTGGCAAGATGGCTACCATGCAGAATCTGTTTATTCTAATTCATTTATAAAAGAGAAGATAAATTACATTCATCAAAATCCGGTAAAAGAGAAAGTGGTTGTAAATGCAGAAGATTATTATTTCAGTTCGGCACGTAATTATGCAGATTTAGATAATGATCTGGAAGTTGAGGTAGTGTTTATCGGGTAG
- a CDS encoding PQQ-binding-like beta-propeller repeat protein: MILKHKIENVKKILLVNKRIFTQSSHKNDEIEGIHVSDDYYLFNDLQTVYRYRQSILEVFRDNYDDFVEINTDSNDLRQNLSNENKILLFYLSSDDIAIYDLNSRKTIETISFDKDISVYVKNGVIVTEGKSYTIKNIISYWSLKNISESLWKHTLPEGFKIVGSVQVIDNVLFFIAYKDNHYQLVTGLDIETGTILYQNQYEVTNENNFVVAKNLNEEDKLMYGYGHVYQVLNPKTGEIILQKEFKENKEYDLLPSINSIYDNKLWFVSRRGKEAKFGAIDLETSEIDFVQSFPLENDGQFDKPVFHQGKIYLHDSNNVLYVLE; the protein is encoded by the coding sequence ATGATACTGAAACATAAAATAGAAAATGTAAAGAAGATTCTATTGGTGAATAAAAGAATATTTACACAATCTTCACACAAAAATGATGAAATAGAAGGAATACATGTATCTGATGACTATTATCTGTTTAATGATTTACAAACAGTTTACAGATATCGTCAAAGTATATTGGAAGTATTTAGAGATAATTATGATGATTTTGTTGAGATAAATACAGATTCAAATGATTTACGTCAAAACTTAAGTAATGAAAATAAAATATTATTATTCTATTTATCAAGTGACGATATTGCAATTTATGATTTGAATAGTAGAAAAACAATTGAAACAATTTCTTTTGATAAAGACATAAGTGTATATGTTAAAAACGGTGTTATTGTAACGGAAGGAAAATCATATACTATCAAGAATATAATATCCTATTGGTCTCTAAAAAATATTAGTGAATCTCTTTGGAAACACACCTTACCCGAAGGCTTCAAAATCGTTGGTTCTGTACAAGTAATTGACAATGTGTTGTTTTTTATAGCTTATAAAGACAATCATTATCAATTGGTAACAGGTTTGGATATTGAAACAGGAACTATTTTGTATCAAAACCAATATGAGGTAACTAATGAAAATAATTTTGTTGTAGCAAAAAATCTTAATGAAGAAGATAAATTAATGTACGGATACGGACATGTTTATCAGGTATTAAACCCTAAAACAGGAGAGATAATTCTCCAAAAAGAGTTTAAAGAAAACAAAGAATATGATTTACTTCCAAGTATCAACTCTATTTATGACAACAAGCTTTGGTTTGTATCACGAAGAGGTAAAGAGGCAAAGTTTGGGGCAATCGATTTAGAAACATCAGAGATCGATTTTGTTCAAAGTTTTCCTTTAGAAAATGACGGACAATTTGATAAACCTGTTTTTCATCAAGGTAAAATATACCTGCATGATTCTAATAATGTTTTGTATGTTTTAGAGTAG
- the accC gene encoding acetyl-CoA carboxylase biotin carboxylase subunit, producing MFKKILIANRGEIALRVIRTCKEMGIKTVAVYSTADADSLHVRFADEAVCIGPAPSAQSYLKMSNIIAAAEITNADAIHPGYGFLSENAKFSDLCQKHGIKFIGASPEMIDKMGDKATAKETMKAAGVPTVPGSDGLLESLEHAKKVAKEIGYPVMMKATAGGGGKGMREIFKEDELQKAWESARQEAAAAFGNDGMYMEKLIVDPRHIEIQVVGDSYGKACHLSERDCSIQRRHQKLTEETPSPFMTDELRLKMGEAAVKAAEYIKYEGAGTIEFLVDKDRNFYFMEMNTRIQVEHPITEQVIDYDLIREQILVAAGVPISGKDYLPQLHSIECRINAEDPFNDFRPSPGKITTLHAPGGHGVRLDTHVYSGYTIPPNYDSMIAKLITTAQTREEAISKMKRALDEFVIEGIKTTIPFHRQLMDNPDYIAGNYTTAFMESFKIQKPVEN from the coding sequence ATGTTTAAAAAAATATTAATTGCAAACCGCGGCGAAATCGCTTTGCGTGTGATTAGAACTTGCAAAGAAATGGGTATTAAAACCGTTGCGGTTTATTCCACTGCCGATGCAGACAGTTTACACGTGCGTTTTGCAGACGAAGCAGTATGTATTGGACCTGCCCCAAGTGCGCAATCATACTTAAAAATGTCGAACATTATTGCAGCTGCCGAAATTACCAATGCAGATGCTATTCACCCGGGTTATGGTTTCTTGTCTGAAAATGCAAAATTTTCGGATTTATGCCAAAAACACGGTATCAAATTCATCGGTGCATCGCCCGAAATGATTGATAAAATGGGCGACAAAGCCACTGCAAAAGAAACTATGAAAGCAGCGGGTGTACCAACGGTTCCCGGATCAGACGGTTTGTTAGAGTCTTTAGAACATGCAAAGAAAGTGGCCAAAGAAATTGGCTATCCAGTTATGATGAAGGCTACTGCCGGAGGTGGTGGTAAAGGTATGCGCGAAATTTTTAAAGAAGACGAACTTCAAAAAGCGTGGGAAAGTGCACGCCAAGAAGCAGCGGCAGCTTTTGGAAACGATGGAATGTATATGGAAAAACTAATTGTTGATCCACGCCATATCGAAATTCAAGTAGTGGGTGATTCGTACGGAAAAGCATGTCACTTATCAGAACGCGATTGTTCCATTCAGCGTCGCCACCAAAAATTAACAGAAGAAACACCATCGCCTTTCATGACAGATGAATTGCGTTTAAAAATGGGTGAAGCAGCTGTAAAAGCGGCTGAATACATTAAATATGAAGGTGCGGGAACCATTGAGTTTTTAGTGGATAAAGACCGTAATTTCTATTTTATGGAAATGAACACACGTATTCAGGTAGAGCACCCTATCACCGAGCAGGTAATTGACTATGATTTAATCCGCGAGCAGATTTTGGTGGCTGCCGGAGTGCCTATTTCGGGTAAAGATTATTTACCGCAATTACACTCTATTGAATGCCGTATTAATGCCGAAGATCCATTCAACGATTTTCGTCCGTCACCTGGAAAAATCACCACATTGCACGCTCCAGGAGGGCACGGTGTTCGTTTAGATACGCATGTGTATTCAGGATACACCATTCCACCTAACTACGATTCAATGATTGCGAAGTTGATAACAACAGCGCAAACCCGCGAAGAAGCAATTAGCAAAATGAAACGTGCGTTAGACGAGTTTGTGATTGAAGGTATTAAAACCACTATTCCTTTCCACCGCCAGTTAATGGACAATCCAGACTATATTGCCGGAAACTATACCACAGCGTTTATGGAATCATTTAAAATTCAGAAACCTGTAGAAAACTAA
- the accB gene encoding acetyl-CoA carboxylase biotin carboxyl carrier protein, which produces MDIKEIQNLIKFVAKSGATEVKLEMDDFKITIKTTTENDTADNGNYVQHIPVSMPQMQAAAPVATPTPAEAPAAPAAEATDDSKYITVKSPIIGTFYRKPSPDKPAFVEVGASIKAGDVLCVIEAMKLFNEIESEVSGKIVKVLVDDSSPVEFDQPLFLVDPA; this is translated from the coding sequence ATGGATATCAAGGAAATTCAAAATCTAATCAAATTTGTAGCAAAATCAGGAGCTACTGAAGTAAAATTAGAAATGGACGATTTTAAAATCACCATTAAAACAACTACTGAAAACGATACAGCAGACAACGGAAACTATGTACAGCACATTCCGGTTTCTATGCCGCAAATGCAAGCTGCTGCACCCGTAGCAACACCAACGCCTGCTGAAGCACCTGCCGCGCCTGCTGCAGAAGCAACAGATGATTCTAAATACATCACTGTAAAATCACCAATTATTGGAACATTCTACCGCAAACCATCGCCAGACAAACCTGCGTTTGTAGAAGTGGGAGCTTCCATCAAAGCAGGTGACGTATTGTGTGTAATTGAAGCTATGAAGCTTTTTAATGAAATTGAATCAGAAGTATCAGGAAAAATCGTAAAAGTTTTAGTTGACGACTCTTCTCCAGTAGAGTTTGACCAACCATTATTTTTAGTTGATCCAGCTTAA
- a CDS encoding beta-ketoacyl-ACP synthase III — translation MTKITAAITAVGKYVPEYVLSNEVLETMVDTNDEWITSRTGIKERRILKDKDKGTSFMAIKAAENLIAKTGLDPKEIDLIVMATTTPDMPVASTGVYVATQIGAVNAFSYDLQAACSSFLYGLSTATAYVESGRYKKVLLIGADKMSSIIDYTDRATCIIFGDGAGAVLLEPNTEGLGLQDEILRSDGIGREFLKIEAGGSLLPPSEETVKNKQHFVHQDGKTVFKYAVSGMADVSEQIMQRNNLTHDDINWLVPHQANKRIIDATAHRMGLNEDKVLVNIHKYGNTTSATLPLLLADFENELKEGDNLILASFGGGFTWGAIYLKWAYTNNN, via the coding sequence ATGACAAAGATTACAGCAGCCATAACAGCGGTTGGTAAATATGTACCAGAATACGTGTTGTCTAATGAAGTATTAGAAACAATGGTTGATACAAACGACGAATGGATCACATCGCGTACAGGTATCAAAGAACGCCGAATCTTAAAAGATAAAGATAAAGGCACCTCCTTTATGGCAATTAAAGCAGCAGAAAACTTAATTGCAAAAACCGGATTGGATCCTAAAGAAATCGATTTAATTGTAATGGCAACCACCACACCCGATATGCCCGTAGCATCAACCGGTGTGTATGTGGCTACACAAATTGGCGCAGTGAATGCCTTTTCATACGATTTGCAAGCAGCCTGCTCTAGCTTTCTTTATGGTTTATCAACAGCAACAGCCTATGTGGAATCGGGCAGGTATAAAAAAGTGTTATTAATAGGTGCCGATAAAATGTCGTCTATTATTGATTATACCGACCGTGCCACTTGCATTATTTTTGGCGATGGAGCCGGTGCAGTTTTATTAGAACCCAACACAGAAGGTCTTGGTTTACAAGATGAGATATTAAGAAGCGACGGTATTGGTCGTGAATTTTTAAAGATTGAAGCCGGAGGTTCTTTATTACCGCCATCGGAAGAAACCGTAAAAAACAAACAACACTTTGTGCACCAAGACGGAAAAACCGTTTTTAAATATGCCGTTTCTGGCATGGCAGATGTGAGCGAGCAAATCATGCAACGCAACAACCTAACCCACGACGACATTAACTGGTTAGTACCGCACCAAGCAAACAAACGCATTATTGATGCTACCGCACATAGAATGGGTTTAAATGAAGATAAAGTATTGGTGAACATTCACAAATACGGCAACACCACATCGGCAACTTTACCCCTATTATTAGCCGATTTTGAAAACGAACTAAAAGAAGGCGACAACTTAATATTGGCGTCATTTGGCGGCGGATTCACTTGGGGTGCTATTTACCTTAAATGGGCTTACACAAATAATAATTAA
- the rpmF gene encoding 50S ribosomal protein L32, with the protein MAHPKRKTSKTRRDKRRTHYKAVAPTIGTCAVTGEAHLMHRAYWHEGKLYYRGQVLVDKTEAVA; encoded by the coding sequence ATGGCACATCCTAAAAGAAAAACCTCGAAAACAAGAAGAGATAAAAGAAGAACACATTACAAAGCGGTGGCTCCAACAATTGGAACTTGCGCAGTAACTGGTGAAGCACACTTAATGCACAGAGCATACTGGCATGAAGGAAAATTATACTACAGAGGACAAGTTTTAGTAGATAAAACCGAAGCTGTAGCTTAA
- a CDS encoding YceD family protein, with translation MINEKDFLIQFSGLKQGTHRFEYTIENDFFNLFNYSEFNSTNLQVTVDLLKKQTMLELDFSHKGTVNVPCDVTNEDFDLPIEGNLKILVKFGDTFNDENEDLLILPHGEFQVNVAQYIYEMIVLSVPYKRVHPDIATNDEEELGDDLDFLDSDDLEMINEDDFSEDETNESEPDENSDNNKETDPRWDKLKKLLTDK, from the coding sequence ATGATAAATGAAAAAGATTTTTTAATTCAGTTTTCTGGATTAAAACAAGGAACACATCGATTTGAATACACTATTGAAAATGATTTTTTCAATCTATTCAATTACAGTGAATTTAACAGCACTAACCTACAGGTAACTGTAGATTTGCTAAAAAAGCAAACCATGTTAGAGCTCGATTTTTCACACAAAGGCACAGTAAATGTACCTTGCGACGTTACAAACGAAGATTTTGATTTACCTATTGAAGGAAATTTAAAAATTTTAGTGAAATTTGGCGACACATTTAATGATGAAAATGAAGATTTATTAATTTTGCCCCACGGAGAATTTCAGGTAAATGTTGCACAGTATATTTACGAAATGATTGTACTATCGGTTCCGTACAAAAGAGTACATCCCGATATTGCAACAAACGACGAAGAAGAATTAGGCGACGATTTAGATTTTTTAGATAGTGATGATTTAGAAATGATAAACGAAGACGATTTTTCAGAAGACGAAACAAACGAGAGCGAACCCGATGAAAATTCGGACAATAATAAAGAAACAGACCCGCGCTGGGATAAATTAAAAAAACTATTAACGGATAAATAA
- the pdxA gene encoding 4-hydroxythreonine-4-phosphate dehydrogenase PdxA encodes MFKKDENIILGISIGDMNGVGPEVILKTFEDQRMMEFCTPVVFGNAKLLSFIKKVVNCTTNIHGIDALDQIQKGKFNVLNVWKEGVNLDFGTLDDTVGQYAIKSFIAATDALKNDEIDALVTAPINKYNIQSNDFKFPGHTDYLNQELEGNALMFMVSDAIKVGLVTDHVPLQNVSQHITSDLIKQKVRTINQSLIQDFNVIKPRIALLGLNPHSGDNGIIGMEEQNFIIQTVKELFDENIIVYGPYSADAFFGSEQHKNFDAVVACYHDQGLIPFKTLTFGTGVNYTAGLNKIRTSPDHGTAYDIAGKGTADCTSFKNAVYTALDIYKNKNEYLQSTANPLKVSTI; translated from the coding sequence ATGTTTAAAAAAGACGAAAATATTATATTAGGTATTTCTATTGGCGATATGAACGGCGTTGGTCCTGAAGTAATCTTAAAAACTTTTGAAGACCAGCGCATGATGGAATTTTGTACGCCGGTTGTTTTTGGAAATGCCAAACTGTTATCTTTCATAAAAAAGGTAGTAAACTGCACCACAAATATTCATGGAATTGACGCATTAGATCAAATCCAAAAAGGAAAATTTAATGTATTGAATGTTTGGAAAGAAGGGGTGAATTTAGATTTTGGAACTTTAGACGATACGGTGGGTCAATATGCCATAAAATCGTTTATCGCAGCAACCGATGCCTTAAAAAACGATGAAATCGATGCTTTGGTAACAGCACCAATCAATAAATACAACATTCAATCGAACGATTTTAAATTTCCGGGGCACACCGATTATTTAAATCAAGAATTAGAAGGCAATGCATTAATGTTCATGGTGAGCGATGCCATTAAAGTGGGGTTAGTAACCGATCATGTTCCTTTGCAAAACGTGTCGCAGCACATCACCTCCGATTTAATCAAGCAAAAAGTACGCACCATTAACCAATCATTGATACAAGATTTTAACGTGATTAAACCACGTATTGCTTTGCTTGGGCTAAACCCGCACAGTGGTGACAACGGCATCATTGGTATGGAAGAGCAAAATTTCATTATACAAACCGTGAAAGAATTGTTTGATGAAAATATTATTGTGTATGGTCCCTATTCTGCCGATGCCTTTTTTGGATCGGAACAACACAAAAATTTTGATGCCGTAGTGGCATGTTACCACGATCAAGGATTAATTCCTTTTAAAACCCTTACCTTTGGAACAGGAGTAAACTATACGGCAGGTTTAAACAAAATTCGCACATCGCCTGATCACGGCACAGCGTATGACATAGCGGGCAAAGGAACTGCCGATTGCACATCGTTTAAAAATGCAGTGTACACCGCTTTAGATATTTACAAAAACAAAAACGAGTATTTGCAAAGCACAGCAAACCCTTTAAAAGTTTCAACTATTTAA
- a CDS encoding riboflavin synthase, translating to MFTGIIETLGVIKKITHDQTNLHLYIESVFTSQLRIDQSVAHNGVCLTVVEIAGDVYKVTAIKETVDVTTIGLWKEGDLVNLERGMPMNARLDGHIVQGHVDGTAVLTKIEEVGGSTYFSFEYNEQLKHVTIDKGSITIDGTSLTVVNSGINTFSVAIIPYTLEHTLFKTYKVGTKVNLEFDVIGKYVTKLMQVGLK from the coding sequence ATGTTTACTGGTATTATTGAAACTCTTGGAGTTATCAAAAAAATAACGCACGACCAAACCAATCTACACCTTTATATAGAAAGTGTTTTTACCTCACAATTGCGAATTGATCAAAGTGTGGCACACAATGGTGTGTGTTTAACGGTGGTTGAAATTGCTGGGGATGTGTATAAAGTTACTGCTATTAAAGAAACTGTTGATGTTACCACGATTGGCTTGTGGAAAGAAGGCGATTTGGTGAATTTGGAACGCGGAATGCCTATGAATGCACGCTTAGATGGTCATATTGTACAAGGACATGTTGATGGCACCGCAGTGCTTACAAAAATAGAAGAAGTGGGTGGAAGTACCTATTTTAGTTTTGAATACAACGAACAATTAAAACATGTAACAATTGATAAAGGATCCATTACGATTGATGGAACCAGTTTAACGGTTGTGAATTCGGGGATTAATACGTTTAGCGTAGCCATCATTCCTTATACATTGGAACACACACTTTTTAAAACCTATAAAGTAGGAACCAAAGTAAATCTGGAATTTGATGTGATTGGAAAATATGTAACCAAGCTGATGCAGGTTGGTTTAAAGTAA
- a CDS encoding carbonic anhydrase — translation MCNDLNTSFSKIIQGNKEWVDFVKNDTSGRFQQLAKGQNPEILWIGCADSRVPANEITGTKPGEVFVHRNIANVCVHSDMNMLSVLDYAVNVLKVKHIIVAGHYGCGGVAASLSSSQFGIIDNWLQHIKDVYRLNATEIDSITDLQQKTDRLVELNVQEQVTNLCRTSIVQNAWKNGQPLAVHGMVINIGSGELIDQNCTYTSNDALSEVFSYK, via the coding sequence ATGTGTAACGATTTAAATACAAGTTTTAGCAAAATCATCCAAGGTAATAAAGAGTGGGTAGATTTTGTAAAAAACGATACATCAGGGCGTTTTCAGCAATTAGCAAAAGGACAAAACCCGGAAATATTATGGATTGGTTGTGCAGACAGCCGCGTACCTGCCAACGAAATTACAGGTACTAAACCCGGAGAAGTTTTTGTACACAGAAACATTGCCAATGTGTGTGTGCACTCAGACATGAACATGCTTTCGGTATTAGATTATGCGGTAAACGTTTTAAAAGTAAAACATATTATTGTTGCCGGACACTATGGTTGTGGTGGAGTAGCTGCATCATTGAGCAGTTCACAATTCGGAATTATTGACAATTGGCTGCAACATATTAAAGATGTGTATCGTTTAAATGCAACAGAAATAGACAGCATCACGGATTTGCAACAAAAAACCGATCGTTTGGTAGAACTCAACGTGCAGGAACAAGTTACCAATTTGTGCCGAACATCGATTGTTCAAAATGCTTGGAAAAATGGGCAACCATTGGCAGTGCATGGTATGGTGATTAATATTGGTTCGGGCGAATTAATCGATCAAAACTGCACCTATACAAGCAACGATGCTTTAAGCGAAGTGTTTTCGTATAAATAA
- a CDS encoding LysR family transcriptional regulator, whose amino-acid sequence MNYTLNQLQIFLKIVQTESVTKASEELHLTQPAVSIQLKNFQDQFNIPLTEVIGRKIYITDFGKEIAKAAEVIIQQVHAINYKTMAYKGQLTGRLKISVVSTGKYVMPYFLSQFMQQHPGIELEMDVTNKQKVIESLENNEVDFALVSILPKNLSIEKLDLLQNKLFLVGNAQRNVEIQANVKDFFESLPLIFREKGSGTRQTMEKFINQNHISVLKKMELTSNEAVKQALLAGLGFSIMPLIGIRNELRNKELQIIPMKGLPIKTNWSLIWLKEKRHSPVSEAFLEFLQKEKETIAHDTFRWYEKY is encoded by the coding sequence ATGAATTACACGTTAAATCAATTGCAGATATTCCTAAAAATTGTACAAACAGAGAGCGTTACCAAAGCTTCGGAAGAGTTACACCTCACGCAGCCAGCGGTTTCCATCCAACTAAAAAACTTTCAGGATCAGTTTAATATTCCGCTTACTGAGGTCATTGGCAGAAAAATTTACATTACCGATTTTGGCAAAGAAATAGCCAAAGCAGCCGAAGTAATTATTCAACAGGTACACGCCATTAATTATAAAACGATGGCTTATAAAGGGCAACTTACAGGCAGATTGAAAATTTCTGTAGTATCTACCGGAAAATATGTAATGCCTTATTTTCTAAGCCAATTTATGCAGCAACATCCCGGAATTGAGCTGGAAATGGATGTGACCAACAAACAAAAAGTAATAGAAAGTCTGGAAAATAACGAGGTAGATTTTGCGCTGGTTTCCATATTGCCTAAAAATTTAAGCATTGAAAAATTAGACTTGCTGCAAAACAAACTTTTCTTGGTAGGAAATGCGCAGCGAAACGTGGAAATTCAGGCAAACGTAAAAGATTTTTTTGAAAGTCTGCCTTTAATATTTCGGGAAAAAGGTTCGGGAACCCGACAAACAATGGAAAAATTTATTAACCAAAACCATATTTCTGTACTCAAAAAAATGGAGCTCACCTCCAACGAAGCGGTAAAACAGGCTTTGTTAGCAGGTTTAGGGTTTTCAATAATGCCACTTATAGGAATCAGAAACGAGCTGCGGAATAAAGAGTTACAAATTATCCCAATGAAAGGCTTACCCATTAAAACCAACTGGAGCCTCATCTGGCTTAAAGAGAAAAGACACAGTCCGGTTTCTGAAGCATTTTTAGAATTCCTGCAAAAAGAAAAAGAAACTATTGCCCACGACACATTTAGGTGGTATGAAAAGTATTAA
- a CDS encoding NADP-dependent isocitrate dehydrogenase, whose translation MKRITVAKGDGIGPEIMDATLKIILAAGAQLEIDEIEIGEKVYLSGNTSGISSESWDIIRRNKIFLKAPITTPQGGGYKSLNVTTRKFLGLYANVRPCTSLHPFVSTKHPVMDMVIVRENEEDLYAGIEHQQTDEVIQCLKLISRPGCEKIVRYAFEYAKQQNRKKVTCFSKDNIMKQTDGLFHQVFNEIAKEYPEIENEHWIVDIGAAKVADTPEDFDVIVMPNLYGDIISDIAAQITGSVGLAGSANIGEECAMFEAIHGSAPNIAGQNVANPSGLLQGAVMMLNHIGQNGVAEKVHNAWLKTLEDGIHTQDIFSDETSKQKVGTQAFADAVIANLGQKPAQLKPVHYANNAVMNLPKYQRKPSAKKELAGVDVFVHWSGTDPNELADKIKKIETEGIQLTMITNRGIKVWPDGFKETFCTDHWRCRFKPAENQEIQKAHIVQILQKALEQEVDTIKTENLYNFDEKAAYSLGQGQ comes from the coding sequence ATGAAAAGAATTACAGTAGCCAAAGGTGACGGTATAGGTCCGGAAATTATGGATGCAACCCTGAAAATAATTTTAGCAGCAGGAGCACAATTGGAAATTGATGAAATAGAAATTGGCGAGAAAGTATATCTGTCTGGAAATACTTCTGGAATTTCTTCCGAAAGCTGGGATATTATCAGAAGAAATAAAATTTTCCTGAAAGCCCCTATCACCACTCCTCAAGGCGGAGGATACAAAAGCCTGAATGTAACCACCAGAAAATTTTTAGGATTGTACGCCAACGTAAGACCCTGCACAAGTCTGCACCCTTTCGTAAGTACCAAACATCCGGTAATGGATATGGTGATTGTGAGAGAAAACGAAGAAGATCTGTATGCAGGAATTGAACATCAACAGACCGATGAGGTGATACAATGTTTGAAACTCATCAGCAGACCGGGTTGCGAAAAAATTGTAAGATATGCTTTTGAATATGCAAAACAGCAAAACCGCAAAAAGGTAACCTGCTTTAGCAAAGATAATATTATGAAACAAACTGACGGATTGTTTCACCAGGTGTTCAATGAAATTGCAAAAGAATATCCCGAAATTGAAAATGAACACTGGATTGTTGATATAGGTGCCGCAAAAGTGGCAGATACACCAGAAGATTTTGATGTAATTGTGATGCCAAATTTATACGGAGACATCATCAGCGATATAGCAGCACAAATTACAGGTTCTGTTGGTTTAGCGGGCTCTGCAAATATCGGCGAAGAATGTGCTATGTTCGAAGCTATTCACGGTTCTGCACCTAACATTGCAGGGCAGAACGTTGCCAACCCTTCGGGTTTATTGCAGGGAGCGGTAATGATGCTGAACCATATCGGACAAAACGGGGTAGCCGAAAAAGTACACAATGCTTGGCTGAAAACGCTGGAAGACGGTATTCATACCCAAGATATTTTCAGCGATGAAACCAGTAAGCAAAAAGTAGGAACCCAAGCGTTTGCCGATGCCGTAATTGCTAATCTGGGACAAAAACCAGCTCAGCTAAAACCGGTGCATTATGCCAACAATGCGGTAATGAATCTTCCAAAATACCAGAGAAAACCTTCTGCAAAAAAAGAATTGGCGGGAGTAGATGTTTTCGTGCATTGGAGCGGCACAGACCCTAATGAATTGGCAGATAAAATAAAAAAAATTGAAACAGAAGGCATTCAACTTACAATGATTACCAACCGAGGTATTAAAGTGTGGCCCGATGGTTTTAAAGAAACGTTTTGCACCGATCATTGGAGATGCAGATTTAAACCTGCCGAAAATCAGGAAATTCAGAAAGCACACATAGTTCAAATATTGCAAAAAGCCTTAGAACAGGAAGTGGATACCATTAAAACTGAGAATCTGTACAACTTTGATGAAAAAGCCGCTTATTCTCTGGGGCAGGGACAATAA